Proteins from a genomic interval of Danio rerio strain Tuebingen ecotype United States chromosome 4, GRCz12tu, whole genome shotgun sequence:
- the LOC796940 gene encoding uncharacterized protein has translation MAFIKVESEDVKIEETFTVKQEDLQEQTDLMVLKEETHGKNEIDEKQQFEKPQEIMTDEKPTLTKKTSSHGRPRKSKSGCNFSCKQCSKSFSQKSKLDVHMRVHTREQPYTCEQCGKSFGQKQGFKAHMKIHSGERKFTCQECEKSFYHSGNFAAHMRIHTGEKPFSCKQCGKSFCHKPNLDVHMRVHTGEKPYTCEQCGKSFGQKQSFNTHMRIHTGKRPCTCQQCEKSFYNARSLAAHMRTHTGERPFSCILCGKSFSLKLTLIAHMRVHTREKPHICEQCGKSFGQKQDLDIHMRIHTGEKPYTCTECGKSFPHISSLKHHIRTHTGEKPFTCAQCGKSFTTKTSLKNHMDGHTGTIVFTCDQCGKSLTRKDSIKKHMKMHSREDPFRCSECGKGFKSKRSLNTHMKLHNGEQNPQH, from the coding sequence atctgatggtgctgaaagaagagactcatggaaaaaatgaaatagatgagaaacagcagtttgagaaaccccaagaaataatgactgatgaaaaacccacactgactaaaaagacttcatcacacggaagacctcggaaatccaaatctgggtgtaatttcagctgtaaacagtgtagtAAGAGTTTCAGTCAGAAGTCAaagcttgatgttcacatgagagttcacactagggagcaaccttacacctgcgaacagtgtggaaagagttttggtcaaaAACAAGGCTTTAAAGCCCACATGAAAATTCACTCtggagagaggaagttcacatgccAAGAGTGTGAAAAAAGCTTTTATCATTCTGGAAACTTTGCagcacacatgagaattcacactggggagaagcctttcagctgtaagcagtgtggaaagagtttctgtCATAagccaaaccttgatgttcacatgagagttcacacaggggagaaaccttacacctgtgaacagtgtggaaagagttttggtcaaaaacaaagctttaatactcacatgagaattcacactggaaagAGGCCGtgcacatgccaacagtgtgaaaAAAGCTTCTATAATGCAAGAAGCCTTGCAGcacacatgagaactcacactggagagaggcctttTAGCTGTATActttgtggaaagagtttcagtctaAAGCTGACCCTGATtgctcacatgagagttcacactagggagaaacctcacatctgcgaacagtgtggaaagagttttggtcaaaAACAAGACCTtgacatccacatgaggattcacactggagagaaaccttacacatgcacagagtgtggtaaaagttttccACATATAAgctcactcaaacaccacattagaactcacaccggagagaagccgtttacatgtgctcagtgtggaaagagcttcacaaccaaaactagcctcaagaaccacatggatggtcacactggaaccatagtgttcacatgtgatcagtgtggaaagagtctcacacggAAAGACTCCATTAAGAAACACATGAAGATGCACTCAAGAGAGGATCCTTTTAGATGCAGTGAatgtggaaagggctttaaaagtaaaagaagcctcaacactcacatgaagcttcacaatggagagcagaATCCTCAACATTga